The sequence below is a genomic window from Ischnura elegans chromosome 2, ioIscEleg1.1, whole genome shotgun sequence.
aaatattttacaaagtttAATCCACCCGTACCCGTTTCGCCAAAAACTATATGCTTTTCGCGTATTTTAGcacaaacgaaaaaaattaatctgcgATGTCATGAAGAAATCAATTacctaaatatgaaataaataattaattggaaaaagATATGTTGGTTGGACCAAAGGAAAACTTGGTAAGGGTCGGATATTTTGATGATCTAATGCAAGTGATAGCTATTCCTAAATGCTACATGCCTATCGAACTACATAAGAAATTTTGGATTTAATGGGTTTTAGAATGTGTGGATGATAAAGAGGCAGTAGAAAGTATTAACATGATGATTCTACGCAGAAAAAAGTTAAGGTTTAAAAAAGGATTAAGGCATTGAGAAAGTGTTTCAAACAGTGGCGAATACACTAATGTTTCGCTAAGGAAATCACGGCTTACTGACTCATTATTGTTTGTAGATcattagcattttaaaaaaataccatatgcATTTTTCAGATAGGCAAGCAAAAGACATCACAAGCTTCCTGACAGCTCCTGTTGGACTAGCTGCTGGATTGGCGGGATCGGCGGCATCCCTAGGAAGTGCGGCTGCCCTTAGTTCGGGTATCATTGGCTCTACCATTGCTGGTGGTGCGGCGGGAGCGCTCGCCGGATTAGGGTCAAGCCTTGGTGCTTATGGAGGAGGTCTCGCGGGATCTTCTGCCGGAGCATCGGCTGGTTCAGCAGCTGGAGGTTACGGCGGCTCTGGAGGGTACGGTGGAGGTTTGGCTGGCTCGTCAGCCGGTGCACAAGCTGGGTCAGTTGCCGGTGGGTACGGCGGCTCTGGAGGATATGGAGGTGGTGCTGCAGGATCGGCTGCAGGTGCATCCGCAGGATCATCTGCCGGAGGCTATGGTGGATCTGGCGGGTATGGTGGAGGCTTGGCTGGATCGTCAGCTGGCGCACAAGCTGGTTCAGCCGCTGGTGGTTATGGTGGATCCGGAGGATATGGTGGAGGGGCAGCAGGTTCTACTGCAGGAGCGTCTGCTGGGTCAGCTGCCGGAGGCTACGGTGGGTCTGGCGGGTACGGCGGAGGCTTGGCCGGCTCGTCAGCCGGCGCACAAGCTGGTTCAGCCGCCGGTGGTTATGGTGGATCTGGAGGATATGGAGGGGGTGCCGCAGGTTCTGCTGCAGGAGCGTCAGCTGGCTCAGCTGCGGGAGGGTACGGGGGCTCCGGTGGTTATGGGGGTGGTGCAGCAGGCTCGGCTGCAGGTGCTGCAGCAGGTTCCGCAGCTGGTGGCTACGGAGGATCCGGTGGATATGGAGGGGGTGCTGCAGGTTCTGCTGCAGGAGCGTCAGCAGGCTCAGCGGCAGGAGGGTACGGGGGCTCAGGCGGTTATG
It includes:
- the LOC124153169 gene encoding spidroin-1-like codes for the protein MHFSDRQAKDITSFLTAPVGLAAGLAGSAASLGSAAALSSGIIGSTIAGGAAGALAGLGSSLGAYGGGLAGSSAGASAGSAAGGYGGSGGYGGGLAGSSAGAQAGSVAGGYGGSGGYGGGAAGSAAGASAGSSAGGYGGSGGYGGGLAGSSAGAQAGSAAGGYGGSGGYGGGAAGSTAGASAGSAAGGYGGSGGYGGGLAGSSAGAQAGSAAGGYGGSGGYGGGAAGSAAGASAGSAAGGYGGSGGYGGGAAGSAAGAAAGSAAGGYGGSGGYGGGAAGSAAGASAGSAAGGYGGSGGYGGGAAGSAAGASAGSAAGGYGGSGGYGGGAAGSAAGASAGSAAGGYGGSGGYGGGAAGSAAGASAGSAAGGYGGSGGLGGGVAGSSAGAQAGSLAGGYGGSGGYGGGAAGSAAGASAGSAAGGYGGGAGGYGGGLAGSSAEAQAGSVAGGYGGGSGCCGGGGGVAGSTAGASAGSVAGGYGGSGGYGGGLSGSSAGAQSGSVAGGYGGSGGYGGSLSGSSAGASSGSLSAGVGGLGGFGGSTSGSYASSQSGSLGGGTWG